In the Acipenser ruthenus unplaced genomic scaffold, fAciRut3.2 maternal haplotype, whole genome shotgun sequence genome, one interval contains:
- the LOC117965046 gene encoding cortexin-3-like, producing the protein MADDVLSSTVSASGSALPVTSSMTLEQKAAFVFVLFLFFFLGLLIVRCFRILLDPYRSMPSTTWTDYMDKDTFDYRIA; encoded by the coding sequence ATGGCGGACGACGTCCTCAGCAGCACAGTGTCGGCGTCTGGCTCCGCCCTCCCCGTGACCTCATCGATGACGCTGGAGCAGAAGGCGGCCTTCGTCTtcgtcctcttcctcttcttcttcctggGGCTGCTCATCGTTCGCTGTTTCCGGATCCTGCTGGACCCTTACCGCAGCATGCCGTCCACCACATGGACCGACTACATGGACAAAGACACCTTCGACTACCGGATCGCATGA